TCGGTGGTCTCGGTCGTCGTCTCCGTCCCGGCAGTATCGACTTCGCCGGCGGCCGCCGTCCCGGCACCGTCGGTCTCGGCGACCGTCGACCCGGTCTCGTCGCCCGCGTCGGCCGTCGAGGTGCTCGCTTCGCTTCCGTTGTCGATCCTGGCTTCGCCGCCCGACCCGGTCGCTCGCTCCGGTTCGTCGCTCGGCGTCGACTGGGGCTCGGACTCGCCGGGCGTCACGAGCGGTTCCTCCCCGAAACCGTCCGGTTGGTCCGTCGCGGTGAACGTCTCGTACGGGACCTTGTCGCGGAGTGCGGACATCACTTCCGGGCGACCGAGGTCCTCGACGGACCGTGACTTCGGGGCGAACGCGACGTAGTCGACGTCGCCTATCTGTACGAGTTCGCGCAGGATGAGTTCGCCGCCGCGGTCGCCGTCGAGGAACGTCGTGACCGTTCGGTCCTGCGTGAGATCCGCGATGGCGTCGGGGACGTTCGTCCCCTCGACGGCGACGGCGTTCTTGATGCCGTACTTCAGGAGGGTGAGTACGTCGGCCCGCCCTTCGACGACGATGATCGCGTCGGAGTCTTGGACTCTGGGACCGGCGGGGAGGCCCTCGTACTCGGTGATGTCCTCGACGCGGACGCTCTCGCGCACCTCGTCGAGGATCTCCGAGGAGGTCATGATGCTCTCGTCGAACGACTTCGCGAGCAGTTCCTTCGCCCGCTCGACCACCTCGCGGCGCTTGGCCTCGCGGACGTCCTCGATCTCGGTGACGCGGACCTCCGACCGGCAGGGGCCGACGCGCGTGATCGTCTCCAGCGAGGCCGCGAGGATCGACGTTTCGACCCGATCGAGGCTCGTCGCGATGGTGACGTGGCCGAACGACTGTCCGGCCTCGCTCTCGATCTCGACGTCTATCCGGCCGACTTTCGAGGCCTGCTGGAGATCCCTGAGGTCGAGGTCGTCGCCGAGGAGGCCCTCGGTCTGTCCGAAGATCGCGCCGACCACGTCGCTCCGTTCGACGACGCCGTCGGCCGTGATCGCTGCGTGAATGAGGTATTTGGATGTGTCGTCCATGTCTCGTGTGTTTCACTCATGAGTGGTGCCCTCAGTCCGAGGGCGGTGATGACAGTGATGATGGTGATGGTGACGTCATGGCCGCGTCCATGACCGTCTCGTTTGTAGAGCGCCAGCGTGGAAATACCTATCGTGGTCCTGATGGCTCCGTCCGGAGCCAGGCCGCGGCGTCGCGTACCGATTTCACAGGGTCGTCGGGTGCGTCGTGTTCGAAGACGACCCACTCGACCCCGGCCGCCTCGGCCGCGCGGAGACAGCCGCGCAGGTCGACATCGCCGACACCGAGGTCGACGGGGTGGCCCCCCCGGGGTGCCGTCGGATCGACCCGGACGTCCTTCAAGTGGACGACCGGGACGCGGTGGCCCACGCGTTCGACGAGGGCGACCGGGTCGACGCCCGCTGCCGTCGCCCACCCGACGTCGATCTCGAAGCCCAGCCGCGTGGTGGCGGCGACGAGTCGGTCGAACGGCGTCTCATCGCCCGGGTCCCTCTCGCCGACTCCGGCGTCGGCCGCGAACTCGAACTCGTGGTTGTGGTACAGGAGTCGGCCACCCGCGTCCGCGACCGCGGCAGCGGTCTCGTCTAACCGTGCGGCCGTCTCGTCGATCCCGTCGGCCGCGAACGCCTCCGGGTCGAGGATCGGGACGACGAGCGTTCCCGTCCCGTTCGCGCGACACCGCGCGACGGTCCCGGCGGGGTCCGCCTCGATCTCGTCGAGACCGACGTGCGCGGCGGCGACCGAGCACGCGCCGACGTCGACGGGGTCGCATCCGACGAGCTCGACGCCGTCGAAGCCCGCCGTGGCGATCGCCTCGACGCCGTCGGCGGCCGGGAGCGAGCGGAGGGTGTAGAGTTGCACGCCGTACTGCATACGCCACGACTCGGGCCAGGGCGGCAAAAAGCCGTCACTCCGGGCGGCGCGCCGCGCTCGCGTCCGCCGACGACCGGGCTCCACGACCACTATCTGAATATCTATATCCCTCCACAGACCGCATCCGAAGAAAATTTTTCTTCGATATGACTATACGAATTAGAAACAACAACCTTTAGGTTCATCTGTCAGTTATTGGGTCGTGTATGAGCCGAAAGCGAACGGATTACCTCTGGATACCCGTCTTCGCACTCCTGGTCGTGTTGGCGGTGCCGTGGTTCCTGTGGGGTGACGCGACGGTCGTCGCCGGACTCCCGACGTGGCTGTGGTGGCACATCGGCTGGATGGTGCTCGCGGCGTGTGCCTTCGCGCTGTTCACGCGCGGTGCGTGGGACCGTGGGATGGGGGTGAAGCATGGCTGAGCTCGGAGTTTCGCTGGGGATCATCGGTGTGTATCTCGTCGTCGCGCTCGCGATCGGCCTGCTCGCGTACCGACTGACCGGCACCGACGCCGAGGACTACTACCTCGCCTCGCGGTCGATGGGGACGGTCGTCCTGTTGTTCACCACCTTCGCGACCCTGCTGTCGGCGTTCACGTTCTTCGGGGGGCCGAACCTCGCGTACGCCGCGGGGCCCGAGTGGATCCTGGTGATGGGTCTCATGGACGGCATCCTCTTCGCGCTGCTGTGGTACGTCATCGGCTACAAGCAGTGGCTCGTCGGCCGGGCGTTCGGCTACGTAACCCTCGGGGAGATGCTCGGCGACCGCTTCGGCTCCACGGGGCTTCGTGCGCTCGTCGCGGGCGTCTCGCTCTTCTGGCTCTTCCCGTACGTGATGCTCCAGCAGGTCGGCGGCGGACAGGCGCTCGTCGGCCTCACCGACGGCGTGGTGCCGTACTGGGCCGGTGCGGCGCTCATCACCGTCTTCATGATCGTCTACGTCGTCGTCGCCGGGCTCCGTGGCGTGGCGTGGACCGACACCCTTCAGGGCGTGTTCATGCTCGGCATCGTCTGGGTCGCGGCGGCGTGGGTCGTCACCAGCGCCGGCGGGCTCTCGGCCGTGGGCCAGCAGGTCGCCACGACCAACCCCGAGTTCGTCGCCCTCGGCGGGGGGCTCTACTCCGTGCAGTGGATGATCGCGAGCGCCGTCACCATCGCCTTCGGCGTTACGATGTTCCCGCAGATCAACCAGCGCTTCTTCGTCGCCAAGGACGACCGCGTGCTGAAGCGGTCGTTCGCGCTCTGGCCCGTGCTCGTGCTCTTGCTTTTCGTCCCGGCGTTCCTCCTCGGGACGTGGGCCGCGGGGCTCGGCGTCACGGTCCCCGAGGGTGGCAAC
This Salinigranum marinum DNA region includes the following protein-coding sequences:
- the dnaG gene encoding DNA primase DnaG, with amino-acid sequence MDDTSKYLIHAAITADGVVERSDVVGAIFGQTEGLLGDDLDLRDLQQASKVGRIDVEIESEAGQSFGHVTIATSLDRVETSILAASLETITRVGPCRSEVRVTEIEDVREAKRREVVERAKELLAKSFDESIMTSSEILDEVRESVRVEDITEYEGLPAGPRVQDSDAIIVVEGRADVLTLLKYGIKNAVAVEGTNVPDAIADLTQDRTVTTFLDGDRGGELILRELVQIGDVDYVAFAPKSRSVEDLGRPEVMSALRDKVPYETFTATDQPDGFGEEPLVTPGESEPQSTPSDEPERATGSGGEARIDNGSEASTSTADAGDETGSTVAETDGAGTAAAGEVDTAGTETTTETTETANTAGTAETAGEVDDDAESAAAEAVEEADAAEKTDGVSSGGGDESDETDEPIGTLRGIARDVVGDGTGEVRLTDDSFRTVASGATDEAFDLLKEADEVPYAVFVDGEVTQRLLDVAAQRGTEHVVGRSLAEFVKRPVSVRIRTAEQLLGPRPANE
- a CDS encoding sugar phosphate isomerase/epimerase; amino-acid sequence: MQYGVQLYTLRSLPAADGVEAIATAGFDGVELVGCDPVDVGACSVAAAHVGLDEIEADPAGTVARCRANGTGTLVVPILDPEAFAADGIDETAARLDETAAAVADAGGRLLYHNHEFEFAADAGVGERDPGDETPFDRLVAATTRLGFEIDVGWATAAGVDPVALVERVGHRVPVVHLKDVRVDPTAPRGGHPVDLGVGDVDLRGCLRAAEAAGVEWVVFEHDAPDDPVKSVRDAAAWLRTEPSGPR
- a CDS encoding DUF3311 domain-containing protein, with protein sequence MSRKRTDYLWIPVFALLVVLAVPWFLWGDATVVAGLPTWLWWHIGWMVLAACAFALFTRGAWDRGMGVKHG
- a CDS encoding sodium:solute symporter family protein produces the protein MAELGVSLGIIGVYLVVALAIGLLAYRLTGTDAEDYYLASRSMGTVVLLFTTFATLLSAFTFFGGPNLAYAAGPEWILVMGLMDGILFALLWYVIGYKQWLVGRAFGYVTLGEMLGDRFGSTGLRALVAGVSLFWLFPYVMLQQVGGGQALVGLTDGVVPYWAGAALITVFMIVYVVVAGLRGVAWTDTLQGVFMLGIVWVAAAWVVTSAGGLSAVGQQVATTNPEFVALGGGLYSVQWMIASAVTIAFGVTMFPQINQRFFVAKDDRVLKRSFALWPVLVLLLFVPAFLLGTWAAGLGVTVPEGGNVIPALLTDYTPAWFAALVIAGAMAAMMSSSDSMLLSGSSYLTRDLYRPLVNPGASETREGWIARVGVVVFALASFVASLFVAGGGGGGGFDVLVSIGDTAFGGYAQLALPVMAALYWARTTRLGMVAGIGGSQLFYLAHVFVPATTVGGVELFTATYLGWDFALYGMALSLVLTVGVSLVTTAAPEERVTRFTDTEGLQAD